One window of Papaver somniferum cultivar HN1 chromosome 9, ASM357369v1, whole genome shotgun sequence genomic DNA carries:
- the LOC113312781 gene encoding uncharacterized protein LOC113312781, with protein MNGLFLLNFLIWFQSMSYLYSVWRKTKESGVAQLLGDFSVSSAVECIRAKYSKVSWVHQVWNYSIHPNISSNIWKLIRNICPTDEKMKTRKFQLASRCCFCKKDEETLEHNIWKCNYSELIWKWLGGMFNFKNPKSFDEVFSSAKHKSLTVGEIWRYAAFITLRELWFQRNRSVYEDEVFNEQNIKSRILKLTAEGEIRMKQLMWNTAYDLQMLKQFGMKCRRVKTCVIKEISFKLPQKNQLLLCCDGASRGNPGNSGYGIMARNDKGEVVVAIEGGLGIATNFFAEIMAILCVGEWAIHNGFRILLFSTDSKAVIAAFENLRVPWFAIARWKQICNIATKCEFLHNYREVNFSANDLANRGATMQRGDQHIYTSKPPFLVNLENEKQKYFRTV; from the coding sequence ATGAATGGGTTATTCCTTCTGAACTTCTTGATATGGTTTCAATCAATGAGCTACCTGTACTCAGTTTGGAGGAAGACAAAAGAATCTGGAGTAGCACAATTACTGGGGGATTTCTCTGTTTCTTCTGCAGTTGAGTGTATCAGAGCAAAGTATTCAAAAGTGAGCTGGGTACATCAGGTATGGAATTACTCAATTCATCCAAATATTTCAAGCAATATCTGGAAACTTATAAGAAATATTTGCCCAACTGATGAAAAAATGAAAACTAGGAAATTTCAACTTGCTTCTAGATGTTGTTTTTGTAAGAAAGATGAGGAAACTCTAGAGCACAATATATGGAAATGCAACTATAGTGAGCTAATTTGGAAGTGGTTAGGAGGGATGTTTAATTTCAAGAACCCTAAGTCCTTTGATGAAGTCTTTAGTTCTGCAAAACATAAAAGTCTTACAGTTGGTGAAATATGGAGATATGCTGCTTTCATTACTCTCAGGGAACTGTGGTTTCAAAGAAATAGAAGTGTTTATGAGGATGAAGTCTTCAATGAACAAAATATTAAATCAAGAATCTTGAAACTTACTGCTGAAGGAGAAATTAGAATGAAACAGCTCATGTGGAATACTGCATATGATCTGCAAATGCTAAAACAGTTTGGTATGAAATGCAGAAGGGTCAAGACTTGTGTTATTAAAGAGATTTCCTTCAAATTGCCTCAGAAGAATCAACTTCTCTTGTGTTGTGATGGGGCTTCAAGGGGGAACCCTGGGAATTCAGGTTATGGGATTATGGCCAGAAATGATAAAGGAGAAGTGGTGGTAGCTATAGAAGGAGGTCTGGGGATTGCTACTAATTTCTTTGCAGAAATTATGGCAATTCTTTGTGTAGGAGAATGGGCTATCCATAATGGTTTCAGAATCCTTCTTTTCAGTACAGACTCAAAAGCAGTAATTGCTGCTTTTGAAAATTTGAGAGTTCCTTGGTTTGCAATTGCTAGATGGAAGCAAATCTGCAACATTGCTACCAAATGTGAGTTTCTTCATAATTACAGAGAAGTGAACTTCTCTGCAAATGATCTAGCTAACAGAGGAGCAACTATGCAGAGAGGAGATCAACACATATACACAAGCAAACCTCCCTTCCTTGTAAATCTTGAAAATGAAAAGCAGAAGTACTTTAGGACAGTTTAA